One genomic region from Artemia franciscana chromosome 17, ASM3288406v1, whole genome shotgun sequence encodes:
- the LOC136038158 gene encoding uncharacterized protein LOC136038158, which yields MKIIVNLIMVATLFKFTPVATFDGKEVYTIEELKKCLHPQFQNSTNCNGNPKAKCYCDTTLDQETDTTASEYCKNLNGEIINKRKNVCRHYLQNSEEYFNVTELFQNCKDKEGAISYGCIGNPKNICKCKSIFLWYVTRREASKICKEGNGLLAGSDKNAETFFEHLSKKNPISQIIKKYTRFNLEENKSTEVDWSKPENRLTDLGEDSASENDQIPFVCEFKITDDLKYLKQSSLDKCKIWDIQYPYGCMGNSQRKCSCMTAFQHPKSKEVAEKYCKEAKGTLASNISIEDLKYIFLGLLKKKRKNICTTPVFYIGDGRYINITWPKSCEANEVAPKINEAKETAEESPFLCEISVTDKLEFLDTDKLKLCQLHQIQKPYNCIGDSNRICPCMTVLLHPKSRVEADKFCKDSNGKFSLGSSYDFQRMLKHILALNGNSIKNHALFFVGDEKYIEVDWSKEPDFAITIKKLPAEMKTTSMAFLCDFPIDDSIDFIDSDKVKQCKNNEIQMVYDCSDKTHGICPCMTAFLKPLPREEASSKCESLSGVPSKTSCNDLKGFLGHLKAENPVNIKEYTRFSFGDDKVGNVDWSNDSEIKVECSTVVTETGSEKSSFICDLPIIPEELKDCNNKTIQTSYNCVGNTRGSCPCMTLFLKPRTREEAAEICKLGGGTLTEPSSGILNYVIERNSEVSNTIKQGNKFIVGGNQYIDVTHAKDEKKITYQNAKSKSNQKQFPFICNLDTKDGKHRVNFEHLKSCENNKTQMHYNCLGNSRKKCPCLTALLFPASNKEAADSCRKADGTLVEGSPSALRKFLKHLQVNNADTITEFTKFTLEGNKQVDIDWSNLDTGVSIKDAENTKDINRRAFICNIPTKDDVNHIDLKDLKSCKIKEIQKLYCSEETNGICTCITAFQQPHSRNEASETCKSMGGELTKGNRTDLEGFFDYLKSENDDSVKDNIKFTVDGNKHVDIEWPEDSNVKIAINDDDADVSNSNFLCNIYIPSEELKACKNEKIQSPYKCVGNTRGKCPCMTAFHLPVYREQATEICKNDGAMLTNGSSSYLKRYFNHLKTKNDETIKNHSQYIIGNNKYVDVDWSKADPTITIQEATTESNKRKMSFLCDYMIEDQPSRISIQELKACENKKIQKRFNCIGNERGKCQCMTAFNHTIPRDDATNICEQLDEGKLNKEFMSSDSEFHIFKKFLRKFRDENGDMIKEQTKFFIGNNKYAVVDWSKDLESGITVKDIPNKTMMTEISSLCVSPIQDNIKFIDYTELKNCGNKKIQKSYECVGNDRENCMCMTALLSQTSRKEAVEICERLDGSLSSASLDTIKRHMLHLKENNDESIKEYTEFIIDSGSYVDVDWSKELETRTTILETKDETKNMAFLCELRVRSNVKS from the exons atgaaAATAATTGTAAACTTAATAATGGTAGCAACATTGTTTAAATTCACTCCGGTTGCTACTTTTGATGGAAAAGAGGTCTACACAATCGAggaattgaaaaaatgtcttcaTCCCCAATTCCAAAATTCGACTAATTGTAATGGCAATCCAAAAGCTAAGTGTTATTGTGATACAACTTTGGACCAGGAAACAGATACAACTGCCTCTgaatattgtaaaaatttgaACGGAGAAAtcataaacaaaagaaagaatgtTTGCAGACACTATTTGCAAAATAGCGAAGAATACTTTAATGTGACTgagttatttcaaaattgtaaaGATAAAGAAGGAGCAATCTCATATGGTTGCATTGGTAACCCAAAGAATATATGCAAgtgtaaaagtatttttttatggtATGTCACAAGAAGAGAAGCAAGCAAAATTTGTAAAGAAGGAAACGGTCTACTTGCAGGTTCAGATAAGAACGCTGAAACTTTCTTTGAACATCTaagcaaaaaaaatccaattagccaaattataaaaaaatatacaagattcaATTTGGAAGAAAACAAATCCACGGAAGTTGACTGGTCGAAACCGGAAAATAGACTAACTGATTTAGGGGAAGATTCAGCGAGTGAAAACGACCAAATACCTTTTGTTTGTGAATTCAAAATAACCGATGATCTGAAGTACTTAAAACAATCGTCCCTAGATAAATGTAAGATTTGGGATATACAATACCCTTATGGCTGTATGGGGAATAGCCAGAGAAAGTGCTCTTGCATGACAGCTTTTCAACATCCCAAATCAAAAGAAGTAGCAGAAAAATATTGTAAAGAGGCGAAAGGGACACTCGCTTCTAATATTTCAATAGAAGacttaaaatacatttttcttggactgttaaaaaaaaaaaggaaaaatatatgcaCGACGCCTGTATTCTATATTGGAGATGGAAGGTACATAAATATTACCTGGCCAAAATCCTGTGAAGCTAATGAAGTAGcaccaaaaataaatgaagcGAAGGAAACAGCTGAAGAGTCGCCGTTCCTTTGTGAAATATCTGTTACGGATAAATTAGAGTTTTTAGATACGGATAAGTTAAAACTGTGTCAACTGCATCAaatacaaaaaccttataactgcaTTGGAGATTCAAACAGGATATGCCCTTGCATGACTGTATTGCTGCATCCTAAATCAAGAGTAGAAGCAGataaattttgtaaagattcaaaTGGTAAATTTTCTCTGGGGTCTTCTTATGATTTTCAAAGAATGCTTAAGCACATATTGGCTTTAAATGGTAACAGCATAAAAAATCATGCTCTCTTCTTTGTTGGGGATGAAAAGTACATAGAAGTTGATTGGTCAAAAGAGCCGGACTTTGcaataactattaaaaaattacCAGCTGAAATGAAAACAACAAGTATGGCTTTCCTCTGCGACTTTCCTATTGATGACAGTATTGATTTTATAGACTCAGATAAAGTAAAACAGTGTAAAAATAACGAAATTCAAATGGTTTATGACTGTTCTGATAAAACTCATGGGATATGTCCGTGCATGACAGCTTTCTTAAAACCACTACCAAGAGAAGAAGCGTCTAGCAAATGTGAAAGTTTATCAGGTGTGCCAAGTAAGACGTCTTGTAACGATCTAAAAGGTTTTCTTGGGCATTTGAAGGCTGAAAACCCGgttaatataaaagaatataCCAGATTTAGTTTTGGTGATGATAAAGTTGGAAATGTTGACTGGTCAAATGATTCTGAAATCAAGGTAGAATGTTCTactgtagtaaccgaaacaGGTTCAGAGAAATCAAGTTTTATATGTGACTTACCCATAATTCCCGAGGAACTGAAAGATTGTAACAACAAAACGATTCAAACTTCGTATAATTGTGTAGGGAATACTAGGGGCTCATGTCCATGCATGACCCTATTTTTGAAGCCAAGAACGAGAGAAGAAGCCGCagaaatttgcaaattaggagGTGGTACGCTCACTGAGCCGTCCTCTGGTATTCTTAATTATGTGATAGAACGAAATTCTGAAGTCAGCAACACTATAAAGCAGGGTAATAAATTCATTGTCGGAGGAAACCAATACATAGATGTCACGCATGctaaagacgaaaaaaaaataacttatcaGAATGCCAAATCCAAAAGTAACCAGAAACAATTCCCATTCATTTGTAACCTAGATACAAAGGATGGGAAACACCGAGTAAATTTTGAACATCTAAAGAGCtgtgaaaataataaaacacaaatgcaTTATAATTGTCTTGGTAATTCAAGGAAGAAGTGTCCTTGTCTGACAGCTTTACTTTTTCCTGCGTCAAATAAAGAAGCCGCAGATTCCTGTCGTAAAGCTGACGGTACACTCGTTGAAGGATCACCATCGGCACTAAGGAAATTTTTGAAGCACTTACAGGTTAATAATGCTGACACTATTACAGAGTTTACCAAATTCACTCTTGAAGGAAATAAACAGGTAGACATCGATTGGTCTAACTTGGACACTGGAGTATCTATTAAAgatgcagaaaatacaaaagataTAAATAGAAGGGCTTTTATTTGCAACATACCCACTAAAGACGATGTTAATCACATAGACCTCAAGgatttaaaatcttgcaaaatcaAAGAGATACAAAAGTTGTACTGTTCTGAAGAAACGAATGGAATATGCACATGCATAACAGCCTTTCAACAACCCCACTCAAGAAATGAAGCTTCAGAAACCTGTAAAAGTATGGGCGGGGAACTTACAAAGGGTAATAGAACTGACCTAGAAGGTttttttgactatttaaaaagCGAGAATGATGATAGTGTTAAGGATAATATTAAGTTTACTGTTGATGGGAATAAGCACGTCGACATAGAATGGCCAGAAGATTCAAACGTTAAAATAGCTATTAATGACGACGATGCAGATGTTTCTAACTCgaattttctttgtaatataTACATACCATCTGAGGAACTAAAAGCTtgtaaaaatgagaaaatacagAGTCCTTATAAATGTGTCGGAAATACTAGGGGGAAATGCCCTTGCATGACAGCTTTCCATCTTCCTGTCTATAGAGAACAAGCCACTGAAATATGCAAAAACGATGGTGCAATGCTTACCAATGGCTCTTCATCATACCTGAAAAGGTACTTTAATCATTTAAAGACTAAAAATGATGAGACCATAAAAAACCACAGTCAATACATAATTGGAAATAACAAATATGTGGACGTTGATTGGTCAAAAGCTGATCCTACTATAACTATTCAAGAGGCTACCACTGAATCAAACAAGAGAAAAATGTCTTTCCTTTGCGACTACATGATAGAAGACCAACCAAGTCGTATAAGTATCCAGGAATTGAAAgcttgtgaaaataaaaaaattcagaagCGGTTTAATTGTATCGGAAATGAGAGAGGGAAGTGTCAGTGCATGACTGCTTTTAATCATACAATACCAAGAGACGACGCTACTAACATTTGTGAGCAATTGGATGAAGGTAAGCTAAATAAAGAATTCATGTCTTCAGATTCAGAATTTCATAtcttcaagaagtttttaaGAAAGTTTAGGGATGAAAATGGAGATATGATAAAAGAGCAGACGAAATTCTTCATTGGAAATAATAAATACGCCGTCGTAGATTGGTCCAAAGATTTAGAAAGTGGCATAACTGTAAAAGACATACCAAATAAAACAATGATGACCGAAATTTCTTCACTTTGCGTTTCTCCTATTCAAGACAATATAAAGTTCATTGACTACACAGAACTCAAAAATTGCGggaacaaaaaaattcaaaagtctTATGAATGCGTTGGAAATGATAGAGAAAATTGCATGTGCATGACAGCTCTGCTTAGTCAAACATCAAGAAAAGAAGCTGTTGAAATTTGTGAGAGATTGGATGGATCACTTAGTAGTGCTTCTTTAGATACCATTAAAAGACATATGCTgcacttaaaagaaaataatgatgAAAGTATTAAAGAATACACCGAATTTATTATAGATAGTGGCAGTTACGTTGATGTTGACTGGTCGAAAGAACTGGAAACCAGAACAACTATTTTGGAAACAAAAGATGAAACAAAGAACATGGCTTTCCTTTGTGAA ctgagaGTAAGAAGCAAcgttaaatcttaa